The Psychromonas sp. MME1 genome window below encodes:
- the era gene encoding GTPase Era, whose amino-acid sequence MSTKCGLVAIVGRPNVGKSTLINALLGQKVSITSRKAQTTRHRILGIDTVGEYQTIFVDTPGLHVEEKRAINRLMNRSAASSINDVEMVIFVVEGTHWNEDDEMVLSKLQYLKCPVVLAVNKIDNVEDKELLLPHLETLAKRYNFAHILPMSAKKGDNVEKIRQWAQQALPESEHYFPEDYITDRSSRFMASEIVREKLMRFLGDELPYSVTVEIEQFKQQANGVLHINALILVERDGQKRMVIGNKGDKIKEISKQSRLDMEELFDAKVFLEVWVKVKSGWADDMRALHSLGYGDDYSK is encoded by the coding sequence ATGAGTACAAAATGTGGATTAGTGGCAATTGTTGGTCGTCCAAATGTGGGTAAATCAACATTGATTAATGCCTTATTAGGTCAAAAAGTGAGTATCACTTCACGCAAAGCGCAAACGACTCGTCATCGCATTTTAGGTATAGATACCGTCGGCGAGTATCAAACTATTTTTGTCGATACTCCGGGGCTACATGTAGAAGAAAAACGTGCGATTAATCGTTTGATGAATCGCTCTGCAGCGAGCTCAATTAATGATGTTGAAATGGTGATTTTTGTCGTTGAAGGGACACACTGGAACGAAGATGATGAAATGGTACTGAGTAAATTACAGTACTTAAAATGCCCGGTAGTGTTAGCCGTTAACAAAATTGATAATGTTGAAGATAAAGAGCTTTTATTACCGCACTTAGAAACATTAGCTAAACGTTATAATTTTGCTCACATTCTGCCAATGTCTGCTAAAAAAGGCGATAATGTGGAAAAAATCCGTCAATGGGCGCAACAGGCTTTGCCTGAATCTGAGCACTATTTTCCTGAAGATTATATCACTGATCGTTCGTCACGCTTTATGGCGTCAGAAATAGTCCGTGAGAAGCTAATGCGTTTTCTAGGTGATGAGCTTCCCTATTCAGTCACCGTTGAAATTGAGCAATTTAAACAGCAAGCAAATGGTGTGTTGCATATTAATGCATTGATTTTAGTTGAGCGAGACGGTCAAAAACGGATGGTTATCGGCAATAAAGGTGACAAAATTAAAGAGATTAGTAAACAATCTCGCCTTGATATGGAAGAACTTTTTGATGCGAAAGTCTTTTTAGAAGTTTGGGTGAAAGTTAAATCTGGCTGGGCTGATGACATGCGTGCGTTACACAGCCTTGGCTATGGTGATGATTACAGTAAGTAA